A segment of the Pelorhabdus rhamnosifermentans genome:
ACTGTCTGTGCTTCTCCAGCTGCTTTTTTGCTTAGTTCATCGATTTGCTTTACCGACCCCACAATTTGTTGACTGCCTATAGCCATCTGCTCAATGGCATCAGATATTTCTTTCACTTGATCAGATACATGCATTATTACAGTCGATATTTCTTGGAAGGCTTGTCCAGAAACATTGACGACTTCTGATCCCAATTGCACTTCTTGAGTACCGTTGTTCATAGCTATTACTGCTTTGTCTGTATCTCCCTGGATTTCACTAATCAGAGTGGCAATTTGCTTGGCGGCTTCCTGTGATTGTTCGGCCAGTTTACGTACTTCTTCTGCTACAACAGCAAAGCCGCGTCCCTGTTCACCCGCTCGTGCTGCTTCAATAGCGGCATTTAAAGCTAGCAAATTTGTCTGGCCAGCAATTCCTGAGATAGTATCTACAATTTGACCGATTTCCTTAGATCTTTCACCTAATTTAGTGACCATCTTGGCAGATGTGTTAACGGTTTCTTTAATATTGGTCATCTGGTTTACCGCTTTATCTATTGACTTGTTACCTTCGTTTGCCTTGTTAGCCGCTTGGACGGATTGTCCCGCCACTTCATTCGCGTTGGCGGCGACCTGTTGAATACTAGCTGACATTTGCTGCACGATGGCCGATGTGTTATTGGCTGCGTCAAGTTGTTGTTCTGCACCTTTGGCCACATCGGTAATGGACCCAGCGACTTGGTTAGCTGCTTGGGCCGACTGATCAGCACTGGCAGTTAGTTCCTCTGAAGATGCTGCCAAATGCTCAGCCGATTCATTGACATTTTTCATCAGTACACGAAGACTACTTCTCATGTCTGCTAAAGCATCAGCTAATTGACCAATTTCATCTTTCCTAGCAAGCTTTCGCGGTTTATCACGAAAATCGCCAGCAGCGAATTCTTTGCAAACGAATACCATGGTATTAAGAGGTTTAGTTATTATTCGGGTAATATAAACCCCACTTAGGATTAATATTATAAAAGATACAAAAATAATTGCCAAAGTAATTTGATTTGCTTTTTCGAAAGATGCTTTGTTGTTAGCATTCATTTGTTTTGACGCTTCAATGGAATAATTAGAGAGCTCAATTAGCCTGTTAAGAGCATCTGCTGCAAGTGGATCGACTTTGGCAGTATATATTGCATAGGCTTCAGCATTTTTATTTTGCATGGCCAACTCAATAACGATATTTCTGGCCTCGCGATACTTTTGCATGGCTGTTTTAATTCCGGCCAATTTTTCCTTTGTTTTGTCATCTAAATGTTCTTTGTCAAGCGCTGCCAGATTATCATTAAAGTTTTTTGCCCACTCATCGATGGTTTGCCTTAATTCTTGATTTTTTTTGTCATCCGTTGTGAGCATCAATTCCATTATGGCTGCATTCACTTTATTAACATGAGCGCGGTTTTCATTTATAAGTGCGACTGGTACTAAGTGGTCTTCATACATAATGGTCATTTCTGTGTTTGATAGCTGGAGATAATGATACCCCGTATAACCTATAATACTCATAGATAAAAATGCGACAAGAATTAGGATGCTTAGTTTAAGGCTTACCTTCAGGTTGTCAAAGAAATTCATTTATTTTCCTCCTTTTAATTGTACAATATTGGCTGTTTTGATAATTTTGAGTATTATAGATATTGGTATTCTTCCTCCCTTTTTACGACTGATTTCTACAAAATTCTACATAAGTTACAAAATCCCTGTTAATGACTTACTGTTTTGACGTGGTCAAGCATATGAAATTTTTTCCTGTATTTCTATATGAATTTCACGAAGAGCCATCACAGATAGATTAACCTCAAAGTGCGAGGTTCAGCTAAAAAACTTTTTGTTATTTTGTCTGTCTACTTTTGGCTTTCTTGAATTTGGCCAATCATATTGCATTAAAATCTTGTAATGTTTTTTGGGGGAAACGCCATAAATCCGTTTAAATGACCTAATGAAGTTTGAATAATCCCTAAAACCACACTCCAGACATGACTGAGTTACTGATTTCCCCTCTTTCAGCAAAGCGTTAGCAGCGATCAAACGTTTCTGTAATATGTAGTTGTGCATGGTATATCCAGTCTGTTGCTTAAATCTACGCATAAGATAATATTTGCTAAGATGGCATACTGAAGCCAGTTTATCCACGGACAAATCCCCACAAAGGTTATTACTAATATATTGGAGTATTTTGCCGATCGTTTCATCATATTTAATATCGGGATTCTGCATATCAGATTTATGACCTAAAAAGTTTCTGTTTAAGTAAATAACAAACTGTAAGAACAAAGAGTTTTTAAGTATTTGACTGCCAAAATCCTGGCTTTTACAAGCGTCTTCCAACTGAAAGAAAATGTTTTTTAGTTCTGGAAAAAGATCAGGGGGTAAGCGCAACAAATTAAAATTTTCTTGGGCGGCAATTTGGAAGCACGTCAATAAATTACACCCAATATAGTTGTGTTTTGTTAGAAAGAGCGGATTAAACCAAATTATTACACGCTCATACGTTTCTGTTAGGTCAATTATCGGTTTATGAATTTCATTACTATTAACTAAGAGAATATCCCAGGGTTTTAGTTTATAGGCCTTACCTTCAATTAAATACGTTACTTTTCCGGACATAAAAATAATGATCTTGTTGAAATCATGAAAGTGAAATCCAAGCTGAATATTTTTTTTGTCTTTCAAATGAAAGAGCTCAAAGTCTTTATGTAAATATCCTCTTTTGTGATGGGCAATTTGATTTTCGGTTTCCATAGGAACTCCTTTTCCTTAAATGAGTATATCTCTATTTTACAGCATATTTTGCAATGTTTTGGTTAGTTTATGCAATGTTTATGGTGAATTTTTTAATTATAATAATTGTAGAACCGAGAGAATCCCTGATTAAAAAATTAAGTACATAATCATAATTAATGGAGTAAGGAGCCAAAATGGTATTAGAGCAGATGGCATTTTGGTTGTTCAAGCAAATTATTCTACAAGGAGGACGATCCAATGGGAAATACTTTTAGAATTATTCCGGATGAGGCTTTTGGGAGCAAAGCAATTGTACGTATTAGAGATATAGCTGCTGTTGTTCACAATTATAAGTTATTTAAAAAGAAGGCTGACTTAACAAATTCTATTTGTGGGGCTGTTTTAAAGGCGGATGTCCATGGATTACAAATGAAGGATGTTGCACCGGCATTATATAAAGAAGGTGCGAGATACTTTTTTATTGAGGAAATATGTGAAGGAATTGCACTAAGAAAAATTTTACCATACGATGACGCGAGAATTTATGCAATGGCAGGTTTACTTCATGGTGAAGAGGCGTATTTTAAAGAATCAAATATTATTCCATGTCTCAATAGCTTAGAGCAGCTTAACAGATGGAATAGTTTCTGTGGTTTAAATGGAAGGGGTTCAGCAATAATTCATCTTGATACACATATGAACCGTCTTGGGTTATTAGATGATGAAGTTAATATATTAAGTAATGAATTTAGTAGTCTGACATCCAATCTGATGATAGAATTTTTCATGAGTCATTTTTACGATATAAAAGGTACCGATCATAGCAATTGTTATAGGCAACTAGACATATTAAACAGATATTTAGAAAAGTTACCCTCCATACCTGTTACTTTCGCCTGTACTGATAGTGTTATTCTACTAGATAATAAAGCCTTTAATTTAGATATGATACGTCCAGGCATTGGGTTGGTGGGAGGAGCACCAAATATGGAAAATCCAGTTGCTCCTGATGCAAAACATACAATTGAAATTTATGCCAAGATGTCACAAATTAAGAATGTTAAAAAGGGTGAGACAATAGGATACGGGGGATCCTATACGGCAAAAAGAGATATCAAGTTGGCTCTTGTCCATATCGGATACAAAGATGGTTACCTTAGAGCATTAAGTGAATTAGATAATCATCCTCAAGGAGTGTATATGTATGTTGATCAATATAGATTGCCTATTATTGGAAAAATTTCATTGGGTGCTACGATAGTCGATGTTACTGATGTTCCTAGTGATATTCTTGAAAAGTATAAATATGCTGAAGTTGTTGGATCAAATGTTGATATTAAATTCTTAGCAGATAAAGCGGGATGTTACGAAATACTGGCAGCACTTGGTAGGTCAAACATAAAAATAGCTGACTATACATTACAAGAATTTAAAACTTTATTTTCGGATAACGGATAAGTAATTTATAAAGCGACTGATATTGGTGTTTTTCTTGGATAAGCTGATTCGAAAAAAATGTAAAACCAGTAACTATTATTGGTGACGGTAGAGATGACTCAAGAACGGATTGATGAGTTTAAGGAACTCTGGTCTAGTGCTATAACGCCAAGCGACAACAAAATAGGGCTTATAGGTTGATGATTGATAATAAAAAAGAAACTTCTGCTGGATTTTGCATCAATGTGGCAGGAGTTTCTTGACTTATGGAAAATAAAGTAATGATAATAATTACAAATTGTAGATTAGGTGTGGCGGATTAAAGATAATTACTGCAAGAAGGGGATATATTTTGAAAAAAATTTTTAGTATCATCATCTTTTTAGTAATTCTAACATTATGCTACTTTGTGCAAAAGGGTTTTAATGTGAGCGAACAAAAAGTTATAAAAATTGAACATTCATCCGCACTTACGCCAAATACTTCTGAATCTATTGAACCATCGGATACTTTCGTGGAAAAAAGAAGTACTTTTACATATAATGATCAAAAAATTCAGTACCTGCTTATCTTTCCTGCGAAATATACTCAATCTAAAAATCAATGGCCGATGATTTTATTTTTACATGGAAGTTCACTCCGTGGACAAAATTTAGATTTAGTGAAAAAGTATGGACCAACCTGGGTCGCAGAACAACGCAAGGATTTTCCATTCGTTGTTCTTGCACCACAATGTCCCGAGGGTGAAGATTGGATGAATAAGCCAGATATTCTGGTTGCACTACTTGATGATGTTTTAAAAAAATATCGTATAGATCAAGATAGAGTTTATTTGACTGGAACAAGTAGGGGGGGGAATGGTACATGGTATCTAGCTTGTCAGCATCCAGAATACTTTGCAGCGATAGCCCCGCTAGCCTCAAATCCAACAATTCCTAACAGTTGGAATAAACAGATGATCACTATGCCTATATGGGCTTTTCATGGTGAAAAAGATCCCATTCTTCCGTTGAAAAATGATGAAGCTATGATTAGTGCACTACGCATGCAAGGAGGTACGCCTCGTTTCACGATACTGCCTGACCAGGGACATGAAATTGCTGGTGTATATAAAAACCATGAACTCTATGATTGGTTTCTGACTAATAATCGCCAGCGTTAATTGATCAAATGCATAAGAACCTTTGACAAATCATTGACGAAGGTTGTAGAGAAGTGATAATTGACTATAAGTAATTAAAGGGGAAACTCCTGCTCGATTTTGTATGATCTGGCAGGGTTTTCCCTTTTATGCAAGTTTCTCTGCCCACTTGGAATTTCCTTTTGAAAAATTAGAGCACGACTTAAATGGATTACACTTTCCATGAGGTTTTTTTATTGTAAGTCAGTCTAATAGGCTATTTTCTTTTTAGGTAGGGCCGAAGCGTACTGGTAATAGTAAAAAAATCTGTTAAATTTGTGTAAATATGGCAGGATTATATACGGATATGTCGAAAAATGACGAAAATTAGTGTAATTAGAATGAGTTTATTGTCAAGATTCAAACGGTATCGAACAGTCTGCATCAGTTGAAGAATAGCTTCTGCCAGTTAACTTTTAGTCAACTGGCGATGGAATTGCGAGAAGCTGTCAAATGCAACAACAATACAGATAATTTTAGATGACAATTATTCAAAAATATTTTTGAGGAGTGTTATAAATGAGTGTTCGAATTATGGTTATGGATGATTCCCCATTTTCTAGAACAATGATTGCAGAAGCTTTATCTGATAGTGGATATGAAGTCGTTGGGGAAGCCGATTCATTGGAAGGTTTAATTGAAACCTATGATAAGTGTAAACCTGACATTGTAACTATGGATATAGTAATGCCTGAAGCTAATGGTTTTGAATGTAGTCGGGAACTTCGTAGACATGATCCTAAAGCGAAAATAATACTTGTCAGTTCTATGAAAGATGAAGAAACGGAAACGGAAGCAAAGCGCATAGGTGTAGCTGGTTATATACAAAAGCCAGTAGACATAGAAAGCTTGAGTCGAGTAATAGAAAATATCTTGTCACCTGATGATCTCTTTGAACAATTAATAGAAAGAGGATTTGAAACCTTTAAAGAGGCTCTTGCACAAAATGTTACACGTATGGCTAAAACGCCAGTAACATTTGTACCCATAAATAATGCTGATATACCATATATGTCTCAAGGAATGACGACGGTTATTGGCATCATTGGTCAGTCTTCTGGGTCAATGATTATGGATGTGTCCGATGAGTCTGCAAACAAAATAGCAGAGGCTATTTTGCGGCGCCCTGCTAAAAATCGTGAGGAAGTATTATCCATGGTAGCAGAACTTGCAAATATTATTGCCGGGATTGCTTGTTCGATGCTGAATAAGAAAGAGAAGGCTTTTGGATTACGTGTATCTCCCCCAAGCTTGTTCCATGGTAATACTGCAGAAATTATAAGTCCTAGCGTCAGGCTTCAAAAATGTCTTGCTGAAACTGATTTTGGAAGTATATTTTTGGCTGTTGGATTTAAAAAGGGGTCGGTATTATGGATGTAAATATTATAAACCCAATATTAAGTGCGTTTAATGAGATAATTCCGCAAATAGGGTTCCAGACAATAAGAAAAACGAATATTACATTGGTGGGATCGACATTCAATTATAGTGGAGTCTTAATTAATCTTTCCGTGATTGGTTCAATAAAAGGTGTAATACTGATTGGCATGGATCTAAATTCAGCGAAACGTTTTGCGTCAAAAATGATGATGGGAATGGAAGTAAATGATTTTGATACGTTGGCACAAAGCGCAGTTTCGGAAATGGGCAATATGGTTTGTGCCAATGCCTGTACACATTATAGCCAAGTAGGTATAGATGGACTGGATATTTCACCTCCTACTCTTATGGTTGGTCAGGGAGGCGAAGCTACTTTGCCAGTGCCTCAGACCATTGTAGTTCATTTTTTAGTTGATGATATCGAGATTCAAGTATATATAGGATTAATGAACAGTAAGTAGTGGGATTTCATACGATGTCTCATCATTAAAATGGAGATTTGTTGTATAATATCTAAATATAGGGGTTGCCGCACTAAGAAAATTAGTGTGGCAGCTCCTTTCTCGCAAAAAAACAATCCCCAGACTTCGAAAAGTCCGGGGAAAGGTGTAAGAATTAAAAATTGAATCTGCCGCCAATAAATATACGTTTGTCTGGAAAAAAACGTTACAGACAAGGATTTTCTTAAAATTTATTTTTAGGGATTAGAAAGTAAGACAATACTCCCAACAAAGCGAGAATATAATAAATACTCGAATAAGGAATGTTCAAGTCGACAAGTCTGCCGATTACCGCAGGACCAAAGGACCCGCCGAGCAGGTAAAAAAGTGTAAAGATCCCCATGCCTGCACTAAATTCGGATAAATTCAGCGTTGACGGAACTAATTTCGCACTAGCAGTCAAGACTCCGTTAAAACCAATCATAAGAATAATGATCCAAAGAGCATCAACCCACGGCGAAAATTGTAGGGAAGCACCCATTAGAATAAATCCACCAATCAGACAACAATGTGAGATTATAAGTACCTGCGAACTTCCATACTGATCAGTCCATCGACCAATGAACGATCCGAGTAGTGCAGCAGACATTGCACCTGGGAGCATGAGTAGGCCGATAATGCTTGTCGGTAAGTGGAAAGTAGCCTTAAGCATGATTGGCAATACAAAGGTTAGTCCGGTGTTGCTTATAAAAGTAAGAAAGCTTATCGACAGGATTCTTTGGTAGGGGACATTCTTCATGAAAGTTGCCGGTATAAATGGGTGCGCAGTTTTCTGAATACTCATACCGAATCCAACAAGAAACGCGACACCGATAAAGGTCAATAAC
Coding sequences within it:
- a CDS encoding carboxylesterase family protein encodes the protein MKKIFSIIIFLVILTLCYFVQKGFNVSEQKVIKIEHSSALTPNTSESIEPSDTFVEKRSTFTYNDQKIQYLLIFPAKYTQSKNQWPMILFLHGSSLRGQNLDLVKKYGPTWVAEQRKDFPFVVLAPQCPEGEDWMNKPDILVALLDDVLKKYRIDQDRVYLTGTSRGGNGTWYLACQHPEYFAAIAPLASNPTIPNSWNKQMITMPIWAFHGEKDPILPLKNDEAMISALRMQGGTPRFTILPDQGHEIAGVYKNHELYDWFLTNNRQR
- a CDS encoding methyl-accepting chemotaxis protein, which translates into the protein MNFFDNLKVSLKLSILILVAFLSMSIIGYTGYHYLQLSNTEMTIMYEDHLVPVALINENRAHVNKVNAAIMELMLTTDDKKNQELRQTIDEWAKNFNDNLAALDKEHLDDKTKEKLAGIKTAMQKYREARNIVIELAMQNKNAEAYAIYTAKVDPLAADALNRLIELSNYSIEASKQMNANNKASFEKANQITLAIIFVSFIILILSGVYITRIITKPLNTMVFVCKEFAAGDFRDKPRKLARKDEIGQLADALADMRSSLRVLMKNVNESAEHLAASSEELTASADQSAQAANQVAGSITDVAKGAEQQLDAANNTSAIVQQMSASIQQVAANANEVAGQSVQAANKANEGNKSIDKAVNQMTNIKETVNTSAKMVTKLGERSKEIGQIVDTISGIAGQTNLLALNAAIEAARAGEQGRGFAVVAEEVRKLAEQSQEAAKQIATLISEIQGDTDKAVIAMNNGTQEVQLGSEVVNVSGQAFQEISTVIMHVSDQVKEISDAIEQMAIGSQQIVGSVKQIDELSKKAAGEAQTVSAATEEQSASMEEIASSSQALAHLAMDLREVVSKFQI
- a CDS encoding AraC family transcriptional regulator, coding for METENQIAHHKRGYLHKDFELFHLKDKKNIQLGFHFHDFNKIIIFMSGKVTYLIEGKAYKLKPWDILLVNSNEIHKPIIDLTETYERVIIWFNPLFLTKHNYIGCNLLTCFQIAAQENFNLLRLPPDLFPELKNIFFQLEDACKSQDFGSQILKNSLFLQFVIYLNRNFLGHKSDMQNPDIKYDETIGKILQYISNNLCGDLSVDKLASVCHLSKYYLMRRFKQQTGYTMHNYILQKRLIAANALLKEGKSVTQSCLECGFRDYSNFIRSFKRIYGVSPKKHYKILMQYDWPNSRKPKVDRQNNKKFFS
- a CDS encoding chemotaxis protein CheX produces the protein MDVNIINPILSAFNEIIPQIGFQTIRKTNITLVGSTFNYSGVLINLSVIGSIKGVILIGMDLNSAKRFASKMMMGMEVNDFDTLAQSAVSEMGNMVCANACTHYSQVGIDGLDISPPTLMVGQGGEATLPVPQTIVVHFLVDDIEIQVYIGLMNSK
- a CDS encoding alanine racemase → MGNTFRIIPDEAFGSKAIVRIRDIAAVVHNYKLFKKKADLTNSICGAVLKADVHGLQMKDVAPALYKEGARYFFIEEICEGIALRKILPYDDARIYAMAGLLHGEEAYFKESNIIPCLNSLEQLNRWNSFCGLNGRGSAIIHLDTHMNRLGLLDDEVNILSNEFSSLTSNLMIEFFMSHFYDIKGTDHSNCYRQLDILNRYLEKLPSIPVTFACTDSVILLDNKAFNLDMIRPGIGLVGGAPNMENPVAPDAKHTIEIYAKMSQIKNVKKGETIGYGGSYTAKRDIKLALVHIGYKDGYLRALSELDNHPQGVYMYVDQYRLPIIGKISLGATIVDVTDVPSDILEKYKYAEVVGSNVDIKFLADKAGCYEILAALGRSNIKIADYTLQEFKTLFSDNG
- a CDS encoding response regulator — translated: MSVRIMVMDDSPFSRTMIAEALSDSGYEVVGEADSLEGLIETYDKCKPDIVTMDIVMPEANGFECSRELRRHDPKAKIILVSSMKDEETETEAKRIGVAGYIQKPVDIESLSRVIENILSPDDLFEQLIERGFETFKEALAQNVTRMAKTPVTFVPINNADIPYMSQGMTTVIGIIGQSSGSMIMDVSDESANKIAEAILRRPAKNREEVLSMVAELANIIAGIACSMLNKKEKAFGLRVSPPSLFHGNTAEIISPSVRLQKCLAETDFGSIFLAVGFKKGSVLWM